GTGTATCAGCAAGTTTTGCTTCAGTTGGTGATATTAATATTAGTGAACCTAAAGCATTGATTGGTTTTGCTGGTAGAAGAGTTATTGAACAAACGATTAATGAAAAATTACCAGATGATTTCCAAACTGCTGAGTTTTTACTTGAGCATGGTCAATTAGACAAAGTTGTACACAGAAAAGAAATGAAAGAAACTTTAGCTAATATCTTAAAAATGCACCAAGAGGTGAAAAATAATGCTTGATTTCGAGAAGCCGCTTTATGAAATAAAAAACAAAATTGAATCTTTAAAAGAATCTCAAGAAAAAAATGATGTTGACTTACAAGAAGAAATTGACATGTTGGAAGCGTCATTAGATAGAGAAACTCATAAAGTTTATACTAATTTGAAACCTTGGGACCGTGTACAATTAGCTAGGTTACAAGAGAGACCAACTTCGTTAGATTACATTCCATTAATTTTTGATTCATTTATTGAATTACATGGAGATCGTAATTTTAGAGACGATCCTGCTATGATTGCTGGCATAGGTTATCTAAATGGTCAGGCTGTCACTGTTGTAGGACAACAAAGAGGGAAAGACACAAAAGATAATATATACCGCAACTTTGGTATGGCTCATCCTGAAGGATATAGAAAAGCGCTTCGATTAATGAAGCAGGCGGAAAAGTTTAATAGACCCATCTTCACTTTTATTGATACCAAAGGGGCGTATCCAGGTAAAGCTGCCGAAGAACGAGGTCAAAGTGAATCAATTGCGAGAAATTTAGTTGAAATGGCATCATTATCTGTACCGGTTATTTCAATCGTTATCGGTGAAGGTGGAAGTGGCGGTGCACTTGGACTAGGCATTACTAATAAAATTTTAATGCTAGAAAATAGTACATATTCTGTTATTTCACCAGAAGGTGCATCAGCTTTATTATGGAAAGATAGTAACTTAGCTAAAATAGCAGCAGAAACAATGAAGATTACTGCTAAAGACTTGAAAGAACTTAATGTAGCTGATGATGTTGTTGAAGAGCCATTAGGTGGCGCACATCATGATGTTGAATTACAGGCTAAAAACATCAAAGCGAAATTTGAACAATATTTAACCGAATTAAACAAAATGAGTGGCGATGAATTAATTGAAAATCGTTATGAAAAATTCAGAAATATTGGGTCATATCATGAATAAATTTATAATTTAACCTCTCTAAAAATAGAGGGGTTTTTTGAGGTTTACTGTATGATTATAGTTTTTAAATTGATGAATATATTATTTAAAAATTAAAACGCTTTCTTAATAGATTAAATAATCTCATTTATAATTAAAACGTTTACATGGATTATTAAACCTTATATTTATGGCACCATAAGTGAATTTATGGTATTTTTAAAGTAAGAAATACAAAGGCAGAAAGGTATGTCGTCATGAAAAAAATTGCGGTTTTAACTAGTGGTGGAGACTCACCTGGCATGAATGCAGCAGTAAGAGCTGTTGTTCGTAAAGCGATATATAATAACATTGAAGTTTACGGCGTTTACCAAGGGTATCAGGGACTATTAAATGATGATATTAAGAAACTTGAACTAGGTTCAGTTGGTGACACGATTCAACGTGGGGGTACATTTTTATATTCTGCAAGATGTCCAGAATTTAAAGAAGCAGATGTACGTAAAACTGGAATAGAAAACTTACGTAAAAGAGGCATTGAAGGCCTTGTAGTAATTGGTGGAGATGGTAGTTACAGAGGAGCACAACGCATAAGTGAGGAATGCTCTGAAATTCAAACTATTGGCGTTCCTGGCACAATCGACAATGACATAAACGGTACAGACTTTACAATTGGATTCGATACAGCTTTAAATACAATCATCGAATCAGTTGATAAAATTAGAGATACTGCTTCAAGTCATGCTAGGACATTTATTATTGAAGTTATGGGTCGCGATTGTGGAGATTTAGCTTTATGGGCAGGTATGTCTGTTGGTGCTGAAACCATCATTATTCCTGAAGTTAAAACTGAAATAAAAGAAGTTGCAGAGCGCATTGATCATGGAATTAGGCGTGGAAAAAAACACTCTATCGTTATGGTTGCAGAAGGAGTAATGTCTGGTGAATTATGTGCACAACAATTAGCTCAATACATCAACGTGGATGCACGTGTTTCGGTATTAGGTCATATTCAGCGTGGTGGAAGTCCAACTGGAGCGGATAGAGTATTAGCATCGCGTTTAGGAGGTTTTGCTGTTGAATTATTGATGAATGGAGAAACAGCAAGAGGTGTAGGTATTAAAAACAACGAATTAACTAGCACACCGTTTGATGATATTTTTATCGCAGAATCGCATAAATTTGATCATAATATTTACAATTTAACTAAAGAACTATCTATTTAATTACTCGGGAGGCATTTACAATGAGAAAAACAAAAATTGTATGTACGATTGGACCAGCATCAGAATCTGAAGAGATGCTAGAAAAACTAATAAAAGCTGGTATGAACGTTGCCAGATTAAACTTTTCACATGGGGACTTTGACGAACACCAAGCAAGAATTGATTCTATAAGAAAAGTTTCTGAACGTTTAGGTAAAACTGTAGCGATTTTACTTGATACTAAAGGGCCAGAAATTCGTACTCATAATATGAAAGATGGTGTCATAGAATTAGAAAAAGGTACAGAAGTTACTGTAAGCATGACTGAAGTTGAGGGCACACCTGAAAAATTCTCAGTTACTTATGATAATCTTATTAATGATGTTGACGAAGGCTCATACATCTTATTAGATGACGGTTTAATTGAATTACAAGTTAAACAAATTGATAAAGATAAAGGTGAAGTATTATGCGATGTCTTAAATACTGGAGAACTTAAAAATAAAAAAGGTGTTAATTTACCTGGAGTAAAAGTAAACTTACCTGGTATTACTGACAAAGATGCTGAAGACATTAAATTTGGTATTAGACAGGGCGTAGACTTTATCGCTGCTAGTTTCGTGCGTCGTCCAAGTGATGTTTTAGATATCCGTAAATTATTAGAAGAAAATAAAAACGAAAATATTAGTATAATACCTAAGATTGAAAACCAAGAAGGTATCGATAACATTGAAGAAATTTTAGAAGTTTCCGATGGCTTAATGGTTGCTCGTGGTGATATGGGTGTTGAAATTCCACCAGAATCAGTACCTATGGTGCAAAAGGATTTAATTAGAAAATGTAATAAATTAGGTAAACCAGTTATTACTGCAACACAAATGTTAGATTCAATGCAACGTAACCCTCGTGCGACACGTGCAGAAGCAAGTGACGTTGCCAACGCTATCTATGATGGCACAGATGCTGTTATGTTATCTGGTGAGACTGCAGCTGGTTCTTATCCAGAAGAAGCTGTAAAAACAATGAGAAATATTGCAGTCTCAGCTGAAGCTGCTCAAGATTACAAAAAATTATTATCAGACCGTACTAAATTAGTTGAAACTTCCCTAGTTAATGCTATAGGTGTGTCTGTTGCACATACAGCATTAAATTTAAATGTTAAAGCTATTGTTGCTGCTACTGAAAGTGGTTCAACGGCGCGTACGATTTCAAAATATAGACCTAAATCAGATATTATTGCAGTAACTCCAAGTGGTGAAACAGCTCGCCAATGTGCATTAGTATGGGGCGTTTATCCAGTGATTAAACAAGGCCGTAAAACAACAGATGCATTATTAAATAATGCTGTAGCAACTGCAGTTGAAACTGAAAGAGTACAAAATGGTGATTTAATTATTATCACTGCTGGCGTACCTACTGGAGAAAAAGGCACTACTAACATGATGAAATTACATCTAGTAGGCGATGAAATTGCCAGTGGACAAGGTGTAGGTCGTAATTCGGTAGTTGGTAAAATTTTAGTAGCTAATGCTGCTAACGAACTTGAAGGCGTTGATCTATCTGACAAAGTTATCGTTACTTCATCAGTAGATGAAACTTTGGTACCTTATATTGAGCAAGCATTAGGCTTAATTACAGAAGAAAATGGTATCACATCACCAAGTGCTATCGTAGGTTTAGAAAAAGGTATTCCAACAATAGTTGGTGTTGAAAATGCTACTACTGAATTACAAAGTGATAACTTAGTAACAGTAGATGCTAATCAAGGAAAAGTATTCGAAGGCTATGCTAACGTGCTTTAAATTTTTTAAATACAGTATAATATCAGAAGAGCACAATTATTTATACTCTTCTCAGAAAGCAAACAAACCTTAGGTGATATTTACCTAAGGTTTGTTTATATATTAAAAAAGTTTAGTTTAATATTGCTAGTCATTTATGTCGAATTCTAGTGGAAAAGCACTAGACGAAGATCTTAGACGAAGGCAGTGCACACGGAAGCATGTATAAAAATGCTAACAAAGGTAAAGGAATTGTCAACAGTATAAAGCCCATTCAAGGATTGAATGGGCTTTAATAAACTTTATTTTTGAGGTTTTTTAATAGCATTTTTGTATCTAAGATACATAAGTCCTAAAATAACAAGCCAAATAGGTGTAATATACACAGCTCTTCTTGTATCAACATTTACAAATAATAAACAAAATACTAAGAAGAAAAATACTAAAATAATGTACGCCATATATTTACCGCCAAATAATTTATAATTTGTATGCTTGTGATTCTCAGGATTACGTTTGTGATAATTAATATAAGCAACTGTAATCAATGCCCAAACAACTAGGAATAATACTGTAGATAGCGTAGTAACATACGTAAATACTTGAGTTGCATTTGGAATAATATAATTAAGTAATGCTGCTATTAGCAATAAAAAGGATGAGAGAATAATAGCTATGTGTGGTACACCATTTTTATTTGTACTTTTGAAAATAGGAGGTGCTTGCTCTTGATTAGATAAACCAAAAAGCATCCTACTATTTGAAAAGATACCACTATTACATGATGATGCTGCAGCAGTTAATACAACAAAATTTATAATGCCTGCAGCAAATGGTATACCGATTAGCGCGAACAATCTAACGAACGGACTCTCATCTGGGTTAACTTGTGCCCAAGGAACAATAGACATGATAACTGCTAATGAACCTACATAGAATATAATTATACGAATAGGGACGCTATTAATAGCTTTTGGGATAGTTACTTTTGGATTTTTTGTTTCTCCAGCAGTAACACCAATTAACTCGATACCTACGAACGAGAACAATGCCATTTGGAATGACATCATAAAGCCGCTTACGCCTTTAGGGAAGATACCATTATTATATAAATTAGAAAGTGATGCATGACCAAATTGTGTTTTATAGGCCATAATTATCATAATTGCACCAACGATAATTAAAGCGACAATTGTAACAATTTTAATAATTGCAAACCAAAATTCTAACTCCCCAAATAGCTTTGCACTTAATAAATTAAATGACATTAAGATCAGTACACAAAATAAAGCACTTATCCAGTTTGGTATTTGTGGAAACCAAAAACTTATGTATTTTGCCACGGCTGTAACTTCTGCCATACCCGTAATAATCCAGCATAACCAATAAGTCCAACCGGTAACGAATCCCGCGAATGGTCCTATATATTCGTTAGTTACATCGGCAAAAGATTTAAAACCAGTATTTGAAACCAGAATCTCGCCTAAACCCCTCATAAACATAAATAACATAAAACCTATGATAATGTAGGTAAGTAATATGGAAGGACCTGTTAACGCAATCGTTTGTCCTGCTCCCAAAAATAACCCAGTACCAATTGCTCCCCCGATAGCAATTAGTTGAACATGACGATTACTAAGTTCTCTCTCTAATACTTGTTTGCTCATTTGCATTTCTCCTTTGTTTATTTAGTATCAATTATGCTATCCAAATAAAAATATTACAACTATTTTTAAAATTTAATAAGTAATTTTACAGGTTTTAATTTATATTTAGTTATCGTATATGATAAAAAATTAAATTCTAAGAAAAATTGAAGTAATCTTCTATAAATATTAGAATGTAGATATAACAAACAATATTATTTGTGAATTATTTAAAGTAGTATATAGTTTAATAATTTCTTATAAGGCTAATAAGAATTATGGCTTTATATATTCACAAATCATCTTTGATTGGATATAATAGTTTTTGTAAGCCATTTCATAACGAAATAGAAAAGGGGAATTAAATATGGCAAACGTACAAAAAGGCTTAGAAGGGGTTCTAGCTGCCGAAACTAAAGTTAGTTCAATCATCGACAGTCAATTAACATATGCGGGCTATGACATAGATGATTTAGCAAATAATGCTGAATTTGAAGAAATTATCTTTTTATTATGGCATTATAGATTACCAAGTGCTGAAGAACTTAAAACTTTAAAAGAAAAACTATTAAGTTATATGGAGTTAAATCCTAGAGTGTATAGCCACTTCAAAGAATATGCTACAGATAATGTACACCCTATGACTGCTTTAAGAACTTCAGTATCTTATATTGCTCACTTTGATCCAAATGCCGAAGCTGAGAACGATACAGAAACTTTAGAGCGAGGTATTCGTATTCAAGCAAAAATTGCTTCATTAGTAACTGCTTTTGCTCGTGTAAGAGAAGATAAAGAACCGGTAAAACCGAACAAAGACTTAAATTATGCAGGCAACTTCTTGTATATGTTAAGAGGCGAATTACCTACAGACATTGAAGTAGAAGCCTTTAACAAAGCATTAGTATTGCATGCTGACCATGAATTCAATGCTTCAACATTTACAGCTAGATGTGCTGTATCATCATTATCTGACATGTATTCAGGTATCGTTGCTGCGGTTGGTTCATTAAAAGGTCCTTTACACGGCGGGGCAAACGAACGTGTTATGAGCATGTTAGCTGAAGTTAAATCAGAAGATGAAGTTGATGAATATATCGACCAAAAAATCAAAAATAAAGAAAAAATAATGGGCTTTGGACACCGCGTATATAAAGATGGCGACCCTAGAGCGAAGTTCTTAAAAGAAATGAGCAGAAAAATTACAAATGAAACTGGTCAAAGTCAATTATTTGATATTTCTGTGAAAATTGCAGACAAAATGAAAAAAGAAAAAGGTTTAATTGCGAATGTAGACTTTTATAGTGCTACAGTTTATCACAGCTTAAATATAGAACATGATTTATTCACTCCAATTTTTGCTGTAAGTAGAACTTCAGGATGGATTGCTCATATTCTAGAACAATATGAAGATAATAGAATTATGCGTCCAAGAGCACATTATGTTGGTGAAGTTAATAGAACTTATGTACCAATTGAAGAACGATAATAAAAAATAATTATTATAGACAAAATATGCGGAGGTTTTTAGAAATGGCAGTAAACAAAATAGTAAAAAACAACGACGGATTATCAGTACCAAATGAACCAACGATTCCATATATTATTGGTGATGGAATTGGACCAGACATTTGGAAAGCGGCAAGCAGAGTTATCGATGCAGCTGTAGAAAAAGCCTATAATGGCGAGAAGAAAATTGATTGGAAAGAAGTATTAGCTGGTCAGAAAGCATATGATGAAACTGGTGAATGGTTACCTAAAGAAACTTTAGAAGCTATAGATGAATACTTAATCGCAATCAAAGGTCCGTTAACTACACCTATCGGTGGCGGTATTCGTTCATTAAACGTAGCTTTACGTCAAGAATTAGACTTGTTTACTTGTTTAAGACCGGTTCGTTGGTTTAAAGGTGTACCTTCTCCTGTTAAAAGACCAGAAGAAACTGACATGGTTATTTTCCGTGAAAACACTGAAGATATTTATGCAGGTATTGAATTTAAAGAAGGATCTTCAGAAGTGAAAAAAGTCGTTGATTTCTTACAAAATGAAATGGGTGCAAAAAACATTCGTTTCCCTGAAACTTCAGGTATCGGTATTAAACCAGTATCTAAAGAAGGTACAGAACGTTTAGTACGTGCAGCAATTCAATATGCTTTAGATAACAATCGTAAATCAGTTACGTTAGTACACAAAGGTAACATTATGAAATTTACAGAAGGTGCCTTCAAACAATGGGGTTACGACGTTGCACATAACGAATTTGCTGATAAAGTATTCACTTGGCAACAATATGACCAAATAGTTGAAGAAAAAGGTAAAGATGAAGCTAATGCTGTTCAAGATAAAGCTGAAAAAGAAGGTAAAATCATTATTAAAGATTCTATTGCTGATATCTTCTTACAACAAATTCTTACTCGTCCAGCAGACCACGACGTAGTTGCTACAATGAACTTAAATGGTGACTATGTATCAGATGCGTTAGCTGCGCAAGTTGGTGGTATTGGTATCGCTCCTGGAGCGAACATTAACTATGAAAGTGGGCATGCAATTTTCGAAGCGACACATGGTACTGCTCCTAAGTATGCTGACCAAAACAAAGTTAATCCATCATCAGAAATTTTAAGTGCTGTTTTAATGTTAGAACATTTAGGATGGCAAGAAGCTGCTGACAAAATTACAGATTCAATTGAAAGAACAATCGCATCTAAAGTAGTAACATACGACTTCGCACGTTTAATGGACGGTGCTGAAGAAGTTTCAACTTCTCAATTCGCAGATGAGTTAATTAAAAATTTAAGCTAATAGTTGTTTAAGTTAAATTATAGACTTGTAGATAATGTTTATATTTGCGATTACTATTAAATAAGCACCCCCTTTACTATTAAGGGAGTGCTTATTTTAATTGAATGATAAGCCCTACACTATGCTTAGGTTCTTATTGTTGTACTGTTGCAATTAAAATTGAACCTTTTAGTGCTAAATAATATGTAGTAAGGTAATTAAAGTTACTGAGACGTGTAGATGAAATAGTTGGCATTAGATATAATTACTTCAGTACAGACATAATAGAAATGTAACTACTATATCGTTTTCACCTAACAATACAAAAAGTATATTAGTAATTGTAATTATGTATTTTTTATATTAACCAAATTAAGGTAATGTTAAGTTTATGTAAATCAATGTCAATTGTGTTATTTTTATAACTATTTAGGTTATAATTACGGTGTAAATATATTAATGGAGGTACGCTATGTCTCAAACAGTGCTTATAGTTGACGATGAACAATCAATTGTAACGTTGCTTAAATATAATTTAGAACAAGCAGGTTACATTACAGAAGTAGCCTATGATGGTGAAGAAGCATTAGAAAAAGTTGATGCATTTAAGCCTGAAGTAGTTTTATTAGATGTTATGTTACCTAAAAAAGATGGGATAGAAGTTTGTAAACAAATTCGCTCAGATAAGAATTTAGTACCTATATTAATGTTAACTGCTAAAGATGATGAGTTTGATCGCGTGCTCGGTTTGGAATTAGGTGCAGATGATTATATGACGAAACCATTTTCACCAAGAGAAGTTGTAGCCCGTGTCAAAGCAATATTAAGACGGTCAGCAATGATTACAGAACTTAGTGAAACAGCCGACAGTTCTGATGATATTCACATCGGCTCAATAAAAATAAGACCTGATTTTTTCGAAGTTTATCGCAATGGAGAATTATTAGAATTAACTCCGAAAGAATTTGAATTATTATTATACTTAATAGATAGACAGGGTAGAGTAATTACACGTGAACACATGTTAAATTCAGTGTGGAATTATGAATTTGCGGGAGATTCTCGAATTGTTGATGTACATATTAGCCACTTGAGGGATAAATTAGAAGACAATCCAAAGCAACCCAAATTAATTAAAACGGTACGCGGATTGGGATATAAACTAGAAAGACCGAAAGTTTAATGTTAAAGTTCCATCAACAACTATTAATCATTTTATGTACGATAACAATTGTGAGTTTCCTTGTGTTAGGATTCATTGTTACACATGTCATTTATTCTACTGTTTCATACAACCAACAGCAAAATCTTAATAATAGAGCTTCACATTTTATTAACTTATTAAATCATGGTCAACGGAAAGAATTAACAAAACAAATAAAAAATGAACAAATAACTGTTAAAATCAAGCAAAAAAATAAAGAAATTTACACAGAGTCTAGTAGCGTACCAATTAGCACTAAATTCTCAGATGTAACAAATACTGCACCATTAAATTACGATAAATATAATAAAAAGCATAGATATACATATGAAACTACTGTAGATAATTATAAAGTTATAATTAGTGGCGTAAACAACCATATACATACCTTGCAATTAAAAATATGGTACTATTTTTTACTAAGTGTCATTGTAGTAATCCTTGTGATGTTTTTAGTTGTTAGAATGATTAATCGTACGTATATTAGACCGATTAAAGAAGTGACTTACGCTACACAACTTCTTGCGGAAGGCTATTATCATGTTAGAGTTCCAGAAAGTAATGTCAAGGAAACGAAGGAATTGTTTGTCACTACTAACGA
The genomic region above belongs to Staphylococcus durrellii and contains:
- a CDS encoding acetyl-CoA carboxylase carboxyltransferase subunit alpha; its protein translation is MLDFEKPLYEIKNKIESLKESQEKNDVDLQEEIDMLEASLDRETHKVYTNLKPWDRVQLARLQERPTSLDYIPLIFDSFIELHGDRNFRDDPAMIAGIGYLNGQAVTVVGQQRGKDTKDNIYRNFGMAHPEGYRKALRLMKQAEKFNRPIFTFIDTKGAYPGKAAEERGQSESIARNLVEMASLSVPVISIVIGEGGSGGALGLGITNKILMLENSTYSVISPEGASALLWKDSNLAKIAAETMKITAKDLKELNVADDVVEEPLGGAHHDVELQAKNIKAKFEQYLTELNKMSGDELIENRYEKFRNIGSYHE
- the icd gene encoding NADP-dependent isocitrate dehydrogenase; the encoded protein is MAVNKIVKNNDGLSVPNEPTIPYIIGDGIGPDIWKAASRVIDAAVEKAYNGEKKIDWKEVLAGQKAYDETGEWLPKETLEAIDEYLIAIKGPLTTPIGGGIRSLNVALRQELDLFTCLRPVRWFKGVPSPVKRPEETDMVIFRENTEDIYAGIEFKEGSSEVKKVVDFLQNEMGAKNIRFPETSGIGIKPVSKEGTERLVRAAIQYALDNNRKSVTLVHKGNIMKFTEGAFKQWGYDVAHNEFADKVFTWQQYDQIVEEKGKDEANAVQDKAEKEGKIIIKDSIADIFLQQILTRPADHDVVATMNLNGDYVSDALAAQVGGIGIAPGANINYESGHAIFEATHGTAPKYADQNKVNPSSEILSAVLMLEHLGWQEAADKITDSIERTIASKVVTYDFARLMDGAEEVSTSQFADELIKNLS
- the pyk gene encoding pyruvate kinase — protein: MRKTKIVCTIGPASESEEMLEKLIKAGMNVARLNFSHGDFDEHQARIDSIRKVSERLGKTVAILLDTKGPEIRTHNMKDGVIELEKGTEVTVSMTEVEGTPEKFSVTYDNLINDVDEGSYILLDDGLIELQVKQIDKDKGEVLCDVLNTGELKNKKGVNLPGVKVNLPGITDKDAEDIKFGIRQGVDFIAASFVRRPSDVLDIRKLLEENKNENISIIPKIENQEGIDNIEEILEVSDGLMVARGDMGVEIPPESVPMVQKDLIRKCNKLGKPVITATQMLDSMQRNPRATRAEASDVANAIYDGTDAVMLSGETAAGSYPEEAVKTMRNIAVSAEAAQDYKKLLSDRTKLVETSLVNAIGVSVAHTALNLNVKAIVAATESGSTARTISKYRPKSDIIAVTPSGETARQCALVWGVYPVIKQGRKTTDALLNNAVATAVETERVQNGDLIIITAGVPTGEKGTTNMMKLHLVGDEIASGQGVGRNSVVGKILVANAANELEGVDLSDKVIVTSSVDETLVPYIEQALGLITEENGITSPSAIVGLEKGIPTIVGVENATTELQSDNLVTVDANQGKVFEGYANVL
- a CDS encoding response regulator transcription factor; translated protein: MSQTVLIVDDEQSIVTLLKYNLEQAGYITEVAYDGEEALEKVDAFKPEVVLLDVMLPKKDGIEVCKQIRSDKNLVPILMLTAKDDEFDRVLGLELGADDYMTKPFSPREVVARVKAILRRSAMITELSETADSSDDIHIGSIKIRPDFFEVYRNGELLELTPKEFELLLYLIDRQGRVITREHMLNSVWNYEFAGDSRIVDVHISHLRDKLEDNPKQPKLIKTVRGLGYKLERPKV
- a CDS encoding citrate synthase, which produces MANVQKGLEGVLAAETKVSSIIDSQLTYAGYDIDDLANNAEFEEIIFLLWHYRLPSAEELKTLKEKLLSYMELNPRVYSHFKEYATDNVHPMTALRTSVSYIAHFDPNAEAENDTETLERGIRIQAKIASLVTAFARVREDKEPVKPNKDLNYAGNFLYMLRGELPTDIEVEAFNKALVLHADHEFNASTFTARCAVSSLSDMYSGIVAAVGSLKGPLHGGANERVMSMLAEVKSEDEVDEYIDQKIKNKEKIMGFGHRVYKDGDPRAKFLKEMSRKITNETGQSQLFDISVKIADKMKKEKGLIANVDFYSATVYHSLNIEHDLFTPIFAVSRTSGWIAHILEQYEDNRIMRPRAHYVGEVNRTYVPIEER
- a CDS encoding amino acid permease, with amino-acid sequence MSKQVLERELSNRHVQLIAIGGAIGTGLFLGAGQTIALTGPSILLTYIIIGFMLFMFMRGLGEILVSNTGFKSFADVTNEYIGPFAGFVTGWTYWLCWIITGMAEVTAVAKYISFWFPQIPNWISALFCVLILMSFNLLSAKLFGELEFWFAIIKIVTIVALIIVGAIMIIMAYKTQFGHASLSNLYNNGIFPKGVSGFMMSFQMALFSFVGIELIGVTAGETKNPKVTIPKAINSVPIRIIIFYVGSLAVIMSIVPWAQVNPDESPFVRLFALIGIPFAAGIINFVVLTAAASSCNSGIFSNSRMLFGLSNQEQAPPIFKSTNKNGVPHIAIILSSFLLLIAALLNYIIPNATQVFTYVTTLSTVLFLVVWALITVAYINYHKRNPENHKHTNYKLFGGKYMAYIILVFFFLVFCLLFVNVDTRRAVYITPIWLVILGLMYLRYKNAIKKPQK
- the pfkA gene encoding 6-phosphofructokinase is translated as MKKIAVLTSGGDSPGMNAAVRAVVRKAIYNNIEVYGVYQGYQGLLNDDIKKLELGSVGDTIQRGGTFLYSARCPEFKEADVRKTGIENLRKRGIEGLVVIGGDGSYRGAQRISEECSEIQTIGVPGTIDNDINGTDFTIGFDTALNTIIESVDKIRDTASSHARTFIIEVMGRDCGDLALWAGMSVGAETIIIPEVKTEIKEVAERIDHGIRRGKKHSIVMVAEGVMSGELCAQQLAQYINVDARVSVLGHIQRGGSPTGADRVLASRLGGFAVELLMNGETARGVGIKNNELTSTPFDDIFIAESHKFDHNIYNLTKELSI